In the Telopea speciosissima isolate NSW1024214 ecotype Mountain lineage chromosome 6, Tspe_v1, whole genome shotgun sequence genome, CATCGTTCAATGCCCAACCTAATGCCTATAGGGGTGGACAACAACAACCTTACTCTCAACTTCAACATACCCCATCCTTTGAGAGTGACGTAATGAAGGTGCTGAAAGGTATTGAGCAGAAAGTGGGACTCAATGACCAATTTTTGCACTCCCACACTCACTCTATCGGCAAGCGGGAGACCCAGATTGGTCAACTTGCTGAAGCCTTCAATAAGAGAGAGACTGGCCAACTACCAAGCCAACCTATTGGAAACCCCAATAGTGCTCAAATAGGGAGGGGTAAGGAACAAGTCCAGTCGGTTAGAGTGTTGAGGAATGGTAAGAGGGTGGAAATACATGACACACCACCAACCTATAAGGACTTCCCTTCTAATACCCCTCAACAGACCACACCAGCAAAGTCAACCCCAGCCCAGGTACAAGTTGAATCAGAGGCACTAAGGCCTCTCATTGATGGGAATAGAACCATTACACCTTCTTTGGTCCATTCCCAGGAAAATACTGAGAAGCAAAATGAGCGACTAGTTGGGGAGGGACCTCAATCGGATAAGTATACACCCCGAGTCCCTTGCCCTGATGCTCTCAAAACTCCATCCTCTCCCCCATATCGGAAGCaaggagagaagatgaaggagatgttGGATTTGTTTCAACAAGTCCACATTAACCTTCCATTATTGGATGCAATCAAGCAGGTTCTAGATTACGCTAAGTTTCTGAAAGACCTATGCACTCAGAAGCGTAAACTGAGGAACCAGACTCCCAAAACCATACACCTCATAGAACAGGTAAGTGCAGTTATCACTGACCTACCCCCCAAGCTGAAGGATCCTGGTGCACCCCTCATCTCTTGTGTCATTGGAGACCTCTCCATTGACAAAGCATTGTTGGATCTGGGAGCTAGTGTGAATATCTTACCTGGCTCGGTTTTTGAGAAGCTTGGATTAGGAGAGTTGAAGTCCACTGAAGTCATACTTCAGTTAGCTGATCGTTCAGTGAAAAGACCTCATGGACTTCTTGAGGATGTTCTTGTGAAGGTAGATGATTTATACTTCCCAGTGGACTTCCTAGTCCTTGATATGGAATCTACCtcagccaagcttccccctatcataCTAGGGAGTCCATTCTTGGCGATCGCCAATGCTTGCATTACCTACAGGTCAGGTACCATGGACATATCGTTTGGGAACAAGAAGCTTCGGctaaacatcttcaatgcatccctaGGACCCTACAGAGAAGACGAGTGCTTTGCTCTGGGTATGATTGATGAAGCTGTATCTCAGTACACTTCCcaaatccttgcaaatgatCCTCTGCAACTTGTGATGTCCTATGGAGCAGAAGGCTTTGATGAAGAGGCCTATACTGAAGAGGTGAACGCCATGTTAGAACTTAAACACTCTTCCGGGCAGCCTCCCTGGACCTATAGATATGAGCCTCTGCCACCCTTGGCTACATCCCCTAAGCCCTCTTCTCTAGAGTCCCCTCCACAACTGGAACTCAAGCCTCTACCCCATACCTTAAAATATGCATTCTTAGGCAAGGAAGAGACTCTGCCGGCTATCATATCCTCTGATCTTACTGATAGGCAAGAGTCCCTCTTATTGGAGGTTTTATTAGCTCACAAAGCCACGATTTGCAGGTCTTTAGCTGATCTGAAGGGTATTAACTCTTTTGTTTGTATGCACCGTATCTACTGTGAAGAAGGAGCTAAATCCGTGCAAGATCCATAGAGGCGCCTTAACCCTAATATGAGGGAAGTAGTGAAAAATAAAGTAGTCAAGTGGCTTGACACAGGTATTATATACCCTATTTCGGATAGTCAATGGGACAGTCCAACTCAAGTTGTCCCCAAGAAATCCAGAATCAGGGTCGTTCCTAACGACCAAGGTGACCTTGTCCCAACTCATACCACTACGGGTTGGCATGTTTGTGTCCACTACAAAAAGTTGAACAAGGTCACGCATAAAGATCACTTTCCTTTGCCCTTTATTGATCAGATTCTGGAAAAATTGGCTGGGCAGAGCTACTATTATTTCCTTGACGGTTATTCGGGATACAACCAAGTCCCCATCTTTCCCGGTGACCAAGAGAAAACCACTTTCACCTGCCCATTTGGTACATTTGCCTTTAGGAGGATGCCGTTCGGGTTGTGTAATGCTCCGGCCACctttcaaaggtgcatgatggccaTATTTTCTGACATGGTCGGCCATTCGCTTGAGGTTTTCATGGATGACTTCTCCATCTTTGGGTCACCTTTTGATGAATGTCTCCACCGTCTATCTCTTGTTCTTCAGCAATGTGTGGAGCATAACCTTGTTCtgagttgggagaagagccacTTTATGGTTCGTAAGGGTAATGTACTTGGTCATGTAGTGTCTTCTCAGGGCATTGAGGTAGACAAGGCCAAAGGGGATGTAATTACCAAACTACCCCCTCCCACGACTGTTAAGCAGGTCCGTTCCTTTTTGGGCCATGCCGGATTTTATAGGCgtttcatcaaggactttagtctCATCTCTAGGCTCTTGTGCAATCTCCTTGCCAAGGATGCCCCATTTGTCTTTTATGAAAAGTACCTAACTGCTTTCCATACCCTTCAGACTGCATTGTCTGAAGCACCTATTATCCGATCTCCAGACTGGTCTCTACCATTTGAGATCATGTGTGACGCCTCTGACTATACCATGGGTGATGTACTTGGTAAAAGGGTGGATGGGAAGCCATCTATTATTTACTATGCTAGTAGATCCTT is a window encoding:
- the LOC122665506 gene encoding uncharacterized protein LOC122665506, which translates into the protein MKVLKGIEQKVGLNDQFLHSHTHSIGKRETQIGQLAEAFNKRETGQLPSQPIGNPNSAQIGRGKEQVQSVRVLRNGKRVEIHDTPPTYKDFPSNTPQQTTPAKSTPAQVQVESEALRPLIDGNRTITPSLVHSQENTEKQNERLVGEGPQSDKYTPRVPCPDALKTPSSPPYRKQGEKMKEMLDLFQQVHINLPLLDAIKQVLDYAKFLKDLCTQKRKLRNQTPKTIHLIEQVSAVITDLPPKLKDPGAPLISCVIGDLSIDKALLDLGASVNILPGSVFEKLGLGELKSTEVILQLADRSVKRPHGLLEDVLVKVDDLYFPVDFLVLDMESTSAKLPPIILGSPFLAIANACITYRSGTMDISFGNKKLRLNIFNASLGPYREDECFALGMIDEAVSQYTSQILANDPLQLVMSYGAEGFDEEAYTEEVNAMLELKHSSGQPPWTYRYEPLPPLATSPKPSSLESPPQLELKPLPHTLKYAFLGKEETLPAIISSDLTDRQESLLLEVLLAHKATICRSLADLKGINSFVCMHRIYCEEGAKSVQDP